AATATGATTGAAAACATGGACCAGGAAATCACAGAACTTGTAAGGGAAATTGCTATTCAAAGAGAAGAACTAAAAGAAAAATCAGATGTAATAAATGATAAAAAAGAAAATAAATAATTAATAGAATTTATAAGTGAAAATTTATGAAAATAGGATATTTTATAAGTCATTTTCCCTACATAAAGCATGTTAATGATGTTAATTACGATAAAGAATATGCTCATGGCGGTACAGAAATCGCAGCATACAATTTAGCCCTTAATATTGCAAAAAAACATGATGTAGAAATTTTTACAACATCTATTGACTCTGAAGATGCAGTAGAACACAATGATAATTTAAAAATACATCGTTATGCTACTAATTTAAAAATATCGAGTGCTAATCTTTCTTCTAAGATATTATACAAACCATTAAGTCATGAAATTGATATTACTCACGCTCATTATAATATGCCTTATTCTGATTATGTTGCTTTAAGATATGCGAAAAAAAAGAATGTGCCATTTGTAGTTACATATCACGCTGATGCTCAAGATAGCGGAGGTAATTTTATCCGGAATTTGGCAACTTTTATTTACAACAGAACTCTGCTTAAAAAAGTTTTAAAGGGTGCAGATGTGATTATTGCAACATCTAATTCTTTCATAAATGAATCAAGATTTTTAGGAGATTTTAAAGAAAAAATCAGAGTTATTCCCAACGGTATAAACATTGAAGAGTTTGAAATTAATCTTTCTAAAGAAGAATGCAAAGCTAAATTAGGTTTACCTTTAAATAAAAAGATAATATTGTTTTTAGGTAATATTGTATCATATAAAGGGCCAGATATACTTATTAAAGCATTTAACGAAATTAAAGATGAAGTAGAAGATGTCGAACTTGTTTTTGCTGGTAGAGGCGAAATGCAAGGAGAACTTATAAAAATGGCCAATGATTTAGGAATTATTGATAATATACGGTTTACAGGATATGTAGATGAAGAATTAAAACCTATTTACTTTAAATCTGCAGATATATTTTGTTTACCTTCAATTACCAAAGCAGAGGCATTTGGAATTGTTAATCTTGAAGCTATGGCATGTGGAGTACCTATTATTGCTTCAAGACTTGGAGGAATACCAGATATTGTTAAAAATGAAGAAAATGGATTATTAGTAAATCCAAATGATTCAAAATCCCTTGCAGATGCAATCCTATTTTTACTTAAAAATGAAGATATTGCCCAAAAAATGGGAAATAAAGGAAAAAGGATGGTAAAAGACTATTCCTGGGAAAAAATTGCTGAGGAAACTGATAAAATTTATAAAGAGCTTTATTATGGCTAAATAAACAAAAAAAGTTATATATATTATTAAATGGTGAAAATTAATGGAAATTGATTATATAAAAGGACCTAAGACGTCTAAAATTTTTGGAATGTCAAGATATGAAAATGAGATTCATAAAAGGATAAAGAATGTTGATTTTAACGTTATTGAATATAAATCATTGACTCATGCCTTTGAAAAAAAATATAAATCATTAGTTCCTCCAAAAAATAATCATTCCCATTCTAATTTAAAATCTAATAAAACTACATCTAATAACATAATTAACAGCTTAATAAACACTGGAAAAAATATTACCAATGATATAGATAGATACAGATATGCTAATTTAGTAAAAAATAAAATAAAAGAGGATAATGTTAAACATATAACTTATCAGGACCTTGCATACTTATTAAATTCTGTTAAACTAAAAAAAAGTATTTTAACCTGTCATGATTTGATACCATGGGCATATGAAAAAAATCGCTCTTCTTTTTGGAAAAATAACCTTATTGGATTAAAAAAAGCTGATAAAATTATCACAGTTTCAGAATTTTCAAAAAATGAAATAATTAAATATGCGAAATATCCAAAAGACAAAATTTCCGTAATTCCAAATGCTGTAGACCATTCAATTTACTATAAAAATCCAAATAAAGACATATTAAACAAATTAAATATTGGGGAAAATGAACAAATAATTTTATATGTAGGATCTGAAGAACCGAGACAAAAAGTTGATATTCTAATAAAATCATTTGCTAAACTAAAAAAGAAGTTACCAAAAATAAAATTAATTAAAATTGGAGATTCTAACTTATATGGTGCAAGAGAAAAGCTTTTAAAATTAATTGAAGATTTAAATCTAAAGAAAGATGTTATTTTTATAGGTTATGTGCCAGATGACGAGTTACCTGAATGGTATAATGCTGCAGACTTATTTGTTTATCCTTGTGCCTATGCAGGCTTTGGTTTACCTCCATTAGAAGCAATGGCTTGCGGTACTCCAATAATTACATCAAATACAACATCACTTCCAGAAGTAATGGGAAACGCAGGAATTATGATTAACCCCAACAACATTGAGGATTTAAGTGAAAATATGTATGAAATTTTGACTAATGGGAGTTTAAGGGAAGATTTAATTAGTAAGGGGTTAAAAAGAGCTAAAATGTTTAATTGGGATGAATCTGCTGAAAAAACATTTGAAGTTTATAATGAACTTGATGAATTAATCTAAATCTTTAAATCCATATTTGCCATTAATAGCATCGATAACTGCATAAATGACTGTTTTAAATTCATTTATTCTTCCCTGAAATATTAAAAATAGTGAAAAAATAAATTTTCTAAATAGAAATACTGGTAAAAATATTAAAAGATGTTTAAAGTCACAGTTTTTTCTTATCAGTAAAAAATGATTACGTATCCCATAATATAAAGCCATTGTTGAATCTTTATTTATTGATGATGATATTTTATGCCATATTTTAGCCTCAGGAACATAGATAACTTTAA
This portion of the Methanobacterium sp. genome encodes:
- a CDS encoding glycosyltransferase family 4 protein — protein: MKIGYFISHFPYIKHVNDVNYDKEYAHGGTEIAAYNLALNIAKKHDVEIFTTSIDSEDAVEHNDNLKIHRYATNLKISSANLSSKILYKPLSHEIDITHAHYNMPYSDYVALRYAKKKNVPFVVTYHADAQDSGGNFIRNLATFIYNRTLLKKVLKGADVIIATSNSFINESRFLGDFKEKIRVIPNGINIEEFEINLSKEECKAKLGLPLNKKIILFLGNIVSYKGPDILIKAFNEIKDEVEDVELVFAGRGEMQGELIKMANDLGIIDNIRFTGYVDEELKPIYFKSADIFCLPSITKAEAFGIVNLEAMACGVPIIASRLGGIPDIVKNEENGLLVNPNDSKSLADAILFLLKNEDIAQKMGNKGKRMVKDYSWEKIAEETDKIYKELYYG
- a CDS encoding glycosyltransferase family 4 protein: MEIDYIKGPKTSKIFGMSRYENEIHKRIKNVDFNVIEYKSLTHAFEKKYKSLVPPKNNHSHSNLKSNKTTSNNIINSLINTGKNITNDIDRYRYANLVKNKIKEDNVKHITYQDLAYLLNSVKLKKSILTCHDLIPWAYEKNRSSFWKNNLIGLKKADKIITVSEFSKNEIIKYAKYPKDKISVIPNAVDHSIYYKNPNKDILNKLNIGENEQIILYVGSEEPRQKVDILIKSFAKLKKKLPKIKLIKIGDSNLYGAREKLLKLIEDLNLKKDVIFIGYVPDDELPEWYNAADLFVYPCAYAGFGLPPLEAMACGTPIITSNTTSLPEVMGNAGIMINPNNIEDLSENMYEILTNGSLREDLISKGLKRAKMFNWDESAEKTFEVYNELDELI